One genomic segment of Candidatus Saccharimonas sp. includes these proteins:
- a CDS encoding HU family DNA-binding protein, whose translation MSLKYKVVQLVNPAKREEPKKFYAQLAESGRVDLDEIANSISETSTTVSHIDVHAVLLALTDELLKRLERGESVHLGKLGYFHTTIQSKGQAKESGVTASSIEGVKVRFVAGDALKDKLKSAHFEKVEKAKTTEPKPTENKPAGA comes from the coding sequence ATGAGTCTTAAATATAAAGTTGTTCAACTTGTAAACCCTGCAAAACGAGAAGAGCCAAAAAAGTTTTACGCTCAACTAGCTGAATCTGGCCGTGTTGATCTAGATGAAATCGCTAATAGTATTTCAGAAACCTCAACTACGGTGAGTCATATTGATGTGCATGCAGTTTTGCTAGCACTAACAGATGAGCTTTTGAAACGATTAGAGCGAGGCGAAAGTGTTCATCTTGGGAAACTTGGTTATTTTCATACAACTATTCAATCTAAAGGTCAAGCTAAAGAATCTGGTGTAACAGCAAGCTCGATTGAAGGTGTGAAAGTTCGTTTTGTGGCGGGTGACGCCTTAAAAGATAAACTAAAATCAGCACACTTTGAAAAGGTTGAAAAAGCCAAAACTACTGAGCCAAAACCAACCGAAAACAAACCTGCGGGTGCTTAA